A portion of the Thermococcus sp. genome contains these proteins:
- a CDS encoding RlmF-related methyltransferase, which produces MPTWKDGKLGLPVREAVELLPELEKYLDERGRLDFSNRNARILYNRAVAKAIFGLDIDYHPRGLVTTPVSRYIFLKTFLRGGEGVLEIGTGHTAMMALMAERLFNCDVIATELDEEFFEYAKGNIERNRAKVKLIKSNGGIIHGVIPEGERFDVIFSAPPYYGRPTKGVLTEMEGVGGGEHGEAFSVRLIEEALEYLKPRGKAALFLPDKKPLIDAITEKGEELGYSVRDIRFKAGTRWRHSLILDV; this is translated from the coding sequence ATGCCCACATGGAAGGACGGGAAACTCGGACTGCCGGTGAGGGAAGCGGTTGAGCTCTTGCCGGAGCTGGAGAAATACCTCGACGAGAGGGGAAGGCTTGACTTCTCGAACAGAAACGCCAGAATACTCTACAACAGGGCGGTAGCGAAGGCCATCTTTGGCCTCGATATAGATTACCACCCGCGCGGGCTCGTGACAACCCCCGTCTCGCGATACATCTTTCTGAAAACCTTCCTCCGCGGCGGCGAGGGGGTTCTTGAGATCGGAACCGGGCACACCGCCATGATGGCGCTAATGGCAGAGAGGCTCTTCAACTGCGACGTTATAGCGACGGAGCTTGACGAGGAGTTCTTCGAGTACGCAAAGGGCAACATAGAGAGAAACAGGGCGAAGGTTAAGCTGATAAAGAGCAATGGAGGGATAATCCATGGCGTTATCCCAGAGGGGGAGAGGTTCGACGTCATCTTTTCCGCCCCGCCATATTACGGGAGGCCGACGAAGGGAGTTCTGACTGAGATGGAAGGCGTTGGAGGAGGCGAGCACGGAGAGGCCTTCTCGGTGAGGCTCATCGAGGAGGCTCTGGAATACCTGAAGCCCCGGGGAAAGGCAGCCCTCTTTCTTCCGGACAAAAAGCCTTTGATAGATGCCATAACGGAAAAGGGAGAAGAGCTGGGCTACTCCGTGAGGGACATCCGCTTTAAAGCTGGAACACGATGGAGGCACAGTTTGATACTGGATGTGTAG